From one Humulus lupulus chromosome 8, drHumLupu1.1, whole genome shotgun sequence genomic stretch:
- the LOC133793750 gene encoding uncharacterized protein LOC133793750, translating to MDTHHKSGTGWVTETAKNTWEELRAYRDTQQTQATDTESSTPVSSAPEDEDISLVQTVFGKRQGHQKGYGRILNIRDRTPFDFRHSQTRDEELSEMRERLRQLEEHVRTHCITPGSQCAPPPPDDPDVGAPTQ from the exons atggatactcaccataaatcaggcacagggtgggtgacagagacagccaaaaatacttgg gaggaattgcgtgcataccgcgacacacagcagacacaggcaactgatactgagagttccacaccagtttcgagtgcgcctgaagatgaagacatatctttggtacaaactgtcttcggaaaacgacagggccaccagaaaggatatggacgtatccttaacataagggaccgaactccatttgattttcgtcattcacaaactagagatgaagagttgtctgagatgagagagcgtcttcgacagttagaggagcatgtccggactcattgtatcaccccgggatctcaatgtgccccaccaccacccgatgatcccgatgttggagcaccgactcagtag